The nucleotide sequence cccccccaaaaaaaaacactgtaacAAGCTCAGGAATGGAAAGGAACGACAAGAGGTAGAAAACATCAGTTTATTCCATTTATTATAAGggtaaaataaaattaagagacaaacgtgacaaaataaacataaaatgtgcACATTCAGTTACAAAAGACAGCCTGACAGATAATAGATCAGTTATTAACAGGCACATTTTGGTACATTTGCGTGGGTGACAATGCGTTTTTGGCAAGAAGCGTTATACAAGCGATATACAAGCAaataataatagaaaaataaatcagCGTATTTGTGGCAAAAAGTAGTTTGACTggtctaaaaaacaaaaaacaaaaaaaggattTCTGTTAAGTGAAATACCTGATTGCCATTGGTTTCAGAAATTCCATTGACTAAAATGACCATGAATtgtgtaaaagaaaaaaaaagacatgattTCTTTTATCATCATGATCATACTCCTGAGCCTATATATACATACCAACTTAAATACACATAAATATACATACACAACTATAGCCACATTTAACCCAacacattttaacattcaaatatcctattatttacatatttacaaaGACCCAATTCTCATAAAGGCCTTTCCAAAATGAACCAAAAAGATCTTGTACACAAACAGCATAAGGCAAGAACAAGAGTTCATTTTGCAATGTTATGCACCGATACAAAAACCACCCATCACACAACAACAGACTGTAGGTCTCACAAGAGTACAGTAAATTCCAGTGTATAAAACTTGTATAATCTATGTTTGTGACCAATAAAATAGTAAATACAAGCTTTTTGTACTGTTCATAAACATGTAAACACTTTAAACAGTGTGCTTGCCTTGCTATCAGCAGAGACGACATAAAACACACAACCTTCTGGCCCTCATTCCTCAAAGTTGGGTGGACAACTTAATATTAAATACAACAAATATGACACAAGTTTGATTTAACTCCTCAGCAAACAAACCGAGGACTAACAGATAATAGACCGGACACCCATAAGTTTGTAATGATTACTAGGCCTATGTCTTTACCCTGGCAGACCAGCAGGGGTCAGTGTAACAGTTTGGGACAGTTATGTTAAATTCAGTAATTAAGTCATCCAGCTGAGACGGTTTCCTGGCCTCTTTATGGAAGGGAAAAATACAACGAACAGAACAGCAACAGGCTTAATCTGGAGCTGGAAAATTGGCTGCAAAGTTTCATTTAGTCAAGAAGGCAAATTGTGGGATGTGTTGATTTTAAACAGAAGATAAAACCCACTGCCTTTCATTCACTCTGTACATTCATATTCTTGCTTTTTACACCACGTAATTTGTAACCATGATTTTTGACCAAAACTCTGAGAACATCCTGACCTGAGAAGACTTTCGAATCAGATCGaagaggcacacacacacacaaatctgctTTTTTCAATGACTATGACTTGAATTGTCTGCAGTATATGAAGTCAAATATCACATATGTACATGTTTTAGTAGGCGACCTATATTCAGTTGGGATACAAAACAGTTGTCCCTACAACCAGGGCTCTAAAATGAGCCAAATCTTCAttaattaatctttaattttcaGACTGTTTGTGTGCAAAACAGGAAGGTGATATTTTCGTTCACATTGCAGAGAACTAAAGCGGCAAGTATGAGTAGAGATGATGTCACGGCTGCAtagatgctttaaaaaaaggtttgttAAAAAGCATGATCGTTTGAACGCGTCtgttcactttagaataatacaaaaacaaaaaaacaaaaaaacaaaaacctcctataggaaaaaaaacaaaaacaaacaaaatcttAAAATGACCACCAGATATTTATGCTCAGGTGAGCCGTGTATTGTGTGTTCAATGTCCAGACCAGCTGAACTACATTTCCCACAATCCTCAGCACTGGTGACCTTACAACCAGAGGGCAGTGTATAAATACTTGTAACATTAACAGAATTTGACACAAAGTCACACCATTGCAATACTATATATAAAGTAATTCAGAGCCACTTCTGATTTGATAACAAATTTGAAATCTAAAGAGCTCGTCATTGCTCCTTACCTTTGACAAAATGAAGTACATAAAGATGCTAATAATACATCACAACAGAAcggtaaaaaaaattcaagggATAATTCACCAAATGacaattttgtcatcatttactccccctcatgtcattccaaactgtATGACTAGTTACGTCTGCAGAACGGAAAAGATATTCTGAAATTTTTACGACTGaaaaataatcagttttccaCACACAAAGTCAGTCTcataggtttggaacatcatgaaagtgagtaaatgatgatagaattgaatttttgggtgaacgataGCTTTGACCAGAGCAGGAGTTCACTGACAGTTCAAGGCGGGATCATTCAACCAGGCCCAGATTTTGATCATATTTTGAGGACTTCTGGGATGGACCAGCATCAGGCCGTTATAGGCACAGGCATTATTGCGATATTTCTCTTCGATATCAAAGGTCCTGAAGCCTTTGTGCTTCTCAGGAGCGAGACCTAGTTTCCTAAGGCACATACCTGTGTAGACATCATCAATGGGGTAGAGGGGCACCGACCTCGACACGTTATGAAGTTTGTGGGCTAGCTGTCCCGAGAACAAATAACCGCCCCCACCTGCATACGCAGGGTACGCTCCAATGAACACGCTCTCCGGGATAAAATACTTGACCTTTTTGTCCCTGTGTGGACCAGCATTAGTAATCACATCCCCTACGAACAGTTCCTTGGCTTTGGCATTAGAAAGACTGCTTAGGAAGTCTATAATGCGGATGGTGTTAACAAAAACATCATCGTCCCCCTTGAAGATGTAACTGGCTCCAGGACAGCGGGTGGTCAGCCATTCCAGGAAAAGCACCTCCTTGATGGTGAGATTGAAGAAGGTGTCCCTAAAGTCCCATTGAAGAATATCTCTATGAATTGAGCTCTCATGTTGGAGCATCTTTGAGAGATCAGGGAAGTAGTCTTCCATGGCTGCATTTCCAAGAAGAAACACTGTAACGACCGTTCTGTTTGCAAGGCGACCAGCTTTGCCCCATGACTCACGGATAGCTTGCCGTCGATCAAAGTGCGGGACTAAAGATTTAATAGCTAGGAGGAGGAACGGTTGGTCTTTGCATATATTTGGTTGGTCCACCACGATGGGATGGGACCTGCATCGCATATAAAGCAGGAAGTCCTTAAAACGATCCGGTAAGGAGTTGAAATCCTTGACTTGGGTGGTCACCCTGAAGTCTGGGTCACAGGAATCCAGACTGACCGTGTCGTTTAGCCAGTCTGGAAGTTTATCAGCGGTGAAGTTGAGCTTTTCTAGGTTGGGGTTGTTGATGTAGTTCAGCTGTTGCTGCTGGCGATTCCAGTATGCGTTACTGGGAAGATCTTTTGCCCAGAAAGGCTTTGAGGGAACCAGAGTCTTATTTTTGTTGCCGTCGCCCTTTCCGGCATTGCGGGAGACCTCCACCACGATGAAGATGAACACCATTGTCATCATCAACATGACCTTCACCTTCCTCCGAGGTACCTGCATGGTGTCAAACCTCACCGCCTGAACAGCAGAGacaagacacacacaaaaagaaagAAGTTAGATTAGGATGTTAAAACCTACACAAGAGAGAAcaggcagcacaactgttttcagtaTTTACAAATAAtgcttgagcagcaaatcatcatattagaatgatttctgaaggatcatgtgacactgaagtattgctgtttaatattgagctttgttttaaattgtgataatatttcacagtatttagGTTATTGATATAATAAAAAggcttggtgagcagaagagacttcatTTAGATAAAATAATTATCCCAAAAGGGGGGAGAAATTGGTTCCAACCATGTACTTTCTTTTTACTCCCAAAGTAAGTTCTCCTTAATTGATTCTACATTTTGACAGGACCTTACTATGCTACACAATGACCAATAATATTTATTGTgaaatacagtcaaaccaaatttattcagacaccttgAACATTATCAAagtttattcgctatagtttagaaaatggtaataaaagtCAGAACAAACTCATCTTAAtgatgtcagataactttgatataAAGTTATGGGATTACAATCAACTAATTTAAAAGCAAATTAAAGCACACAATTAGATAACACCAATTTAGGTCAGGCAATTACCAAGCTATGCCTAATTCTGTTCAGTCTGTGGAGTAAAAGGTCACATTAACaattcaagaaaaaaaacacttaagcaaaccatggtcaggtcaaagtgaaTATTTTTGGTCCTAAATTTTTATAAATTTGACTGGTAGTCCactttaagaaaaatatttggGTATAATGCATCACCGTTTATTgttttttacataaattaactatagtgtcctgcacccactagtgaaaaaattatatctggtctctgaataattttttgttAATATAAAATTTGTTGAATcgtttataattaaatttattgCAAAAAACATCATTCTGATTATGAATCACTATATGACAGTTTCAGTTGCCATTTCTTGTGCTAGATTCTCTTTTACCAGAAGTGTTTAGCTGACCGTTTCCATCAATATCCCACTTAACCAACTGCCACAGAAAAGTGTGATGCAAATAACCACCAAGCTAATTCTGTCAGACGACAGAGTTCTTTGCTTCagagtttgtgtgtttgtgtgtgtgttcacacgcTAATAAATGTCAACCATAGATGACTTCATAAGTTGAGAAGACAAACTAGCAGTAGATAAATATATCAGTTACTTTAAGGACTTGACCCCATTTTAAGCTTGgccattttaaactttatacCGCCAAGCTAAAATTAAACCAAGCAAACCCCTTCATGTTTAACTCTATAAGTTTAACTCGCATATAAAAAGCACTTTATTTGGATGCCTTGGAGTAATTTGCCTTTAGACATTTAAAACTATTCTTTTCTTTTCTATATCTTTCTGAAaatgtcaattttcacaaaactgACAATTCACACACTTACTAAAGGTTAAAATATCAATACTTCTCTCTTTATTTTTAGAATGCCCCTTTCCCATCCACCTGGGATCCACCTGCTTCTTTCACCAACTCCTCACGGTTTctcttgttttgttgtttttgtctcCCAGCAACCCCTCTGCTCTGTTGCACATGGCTTCTCTCATTTATTCAGCTCCACATTCTTCAGTTTAACTTACATTCCCATTCTCTACCTTAGCCCACTTTCCTTTCAGTCTTTCAGACACCGTAACTCTCTAAGGGATACCAGTATAAGGCCCAGTATCACCTATGGAACAGCCCTGTATCTGAGTGCAGAGGTAGTCTAGTTTTACACCCACGGGATAAAGGACTAATTTTAGAGTGCCATTATGGGCCGGCCAGCTGGCCTCTGGGATCAGTGGTAATTTAAAGACAACATATGTGCCAGTCAGTGACagattcatttatttgtttaatgagAAACAACATTATCTGCATGTTTTGACTTGGTTTCATAtttctgaataaaaataataataatttaatattgtaTACAATAAAACATGAATGTCAATTTAATATACTTGTCATTTATGGTCATTAAACTGTATTCTATTATACAAATATCAGCATGTCACCTTGCTCTTAAAGTATCAGCAGTGGACGAATGATAAAACTTGACGAAGTCCAAATCAGTCAATAAGACTACAATCAAAATTGTTTCTCAAATAAAAATTACTTGAGGTCAAATTATGTACATGTTTACCTGTGCACAGGTGAGACTGTGGAGGGTCCAGGTGTACGGTGCTCAGCTACTAGCAATTGTTTTTAGCCCATTCTGTCAAACTAGCAGAGCAAATCACAGAAATAAGGATGATATGGCAAGGAAATCCATATCTGGTGAGAAAGAAGAACAGACGTTTTGCTGCTGTAATAATGGTTACATGGTAGAACATCAGAGCCTGAAACACAGGAGTAAACAGAGTCTGTCcaggtttattttttatatttatatttatatatataaaatacacacacatatacatcagaagatctatctatctataagaTGCagggaaaaacatttttttgtaaatatattttatttcaaaggcAAAGGCTGTTACTTGTACAGAGactgtatttttacttttttttacccTCCCCAAGGGCAAAACATACTTTTGCGGTCACTGATGACTTGTGCAAGACCTGCAATCcaggcattcagtacatttactCCCACTTAGTGCACTTACGGTCAGAGAGAAGCTATAAGCTGTGAGAGTCCCCAGGAGGTGAAGTCTCTTATTAATAATTAACACTGCATTTGCTGTGTAAACAATGAACAATCTCTCTGTGCCTCACATCACCAGACTAAACACTCTTTTCACAAGCCCCTTTACAAAGACTTTAAATCCAGCTGGACTGTAAAAAACGAACAGACAATGCATCTACAGTTGTGAAAATGTTTCCTGATGTGTAAAATCAACTGCAATAAGACTATGTAACTTCTTGTTTTACCACCTTGCTGTTGGTTAGTTAAGCAATGGTGTGAAAAATCTGCACAGCAGAAACCATAGCTGTTAGTCAATGGCAATAAGAGTACAACATGTGGTGGCAGATATTTTGCAATGCTGCTCTAAATGCATTTGGAGTTAAGAGTATTGTTACGTTCTAGTACATATTTTTGGTGAATGTTTTGTGCATGCATGTTTGCTTGCCCGTTTTGCATTCTGCTCTCTAGGATGAGTAGCGACAATGATGTTGTATCAATTTTTGCACATGTATTAGCATGCAGGgcagatacatttttttgagaaaaattGAGAAAAGGTGAAGAAAGTAAATATACTAAGAAATAAAGTGGGTCATGACAAGTAAAAACAAGAAAGAACCCGTCATCATATTGTTTGACACAATGCAAAGCA is from Pseudorasbora parva isolate DD20220531a chromosome 10, ASM2467924v1, whole genome shotgun sequence and encodes:
- the b3gnt2b gene encoding N-acetyllactosaminide beta-1,3-N-acetylglucosaminyltransferase 2; protein product: MQVPRRKVKVMLMMTMVFIFIVVEVSRNAGKGDGNKNKTLVPSKPFWAKDLPSNAYWNRQQQQLNYINNPNLEKLNFTADKLPDWLNDTVSLDSCDPDFRVTTQVKDFNSLPDRFKDFLLYMRCRSHPIVVDQPNICKDQPFLLLAIKSLVPHFDRRQAIRESWGKAGRLANRTVVTVFLLGNAAMEDYFPDLSKMLQHESSIHRDILQWDFRDTFFNLTIKEVLFLEWLTTRCPGASYIFKGDDDVFVNTIRIIDFLSSLSNAKAKELFVGDVITNAGPHRDKKVKYFIPESVFIGAYPAYAGGGGYLFSGQLAHKLHNVSRSVPLYPIDDVYTGMCLRKLGLAPEKHKGFRTFDIEEKYRNNACAYNGLMLVHPRSPQNMIKIWAWLNDPALNCQ